One Helianthus annuus cultivar XRQ/B chromosome 7, HanXRQr2.0-SUNRISE, whole genome shotgun sequence genomic region harbors:
- the LOC110869026 gene encoding protein FAR1-RELATED SEQUENCE 5, with amino-acid sequence MINKMSHLNIGPVRAFNIMKEVYGGFDKVGATKVDFKNFKKELNLFIGEFDAEMFVKRLMRKKEFLPNFSCEYETTDEGVLKCIFWADEDMKRNYYMFGDVISFDATYKRNKYNMMFVPFTGIDNHNRNVTLGAAILGSETAETYSWLLRAIKNAYGYAPPVIVTDQDPAMKRAIADVWPESRHRLCMWHIMDKLTTKVGAALCSNTDFRKRLSAVVWTDSLLPEAFEAEWAAIIHDFGLTDHEWLTYIYGLRESWIPAYYREEEMSGLMRTSSRSESENHFFGKISNPKCTLVEFLSHFDTAIEAQRHEHRKNDHDTRYTNPGEWSDFVLEKQAAQIYTRTLFFDVQLEIQHAIHRCASVRLDHVGDFIKFFIKDLDQPCSSYFEVMIREEDVTVKCTCNRFEQFGLFCSHIFCVLRILDIREFPKQYILRRWTREAVPNSSPGSILTDGGNPDRSDDVNRCVREISHATEYVVNKLISNFDKLSDFRDHIKQFMSAADEAQINAPPKTRRNRFAELLGVAPESTATIRVPVGTRFKGCGSHKRLKSQKERAVSQSGSKRRQCSLCKKYGHNRVTCWKYNVAGAEAGSSRNAGGNEDTIPEGDAAMVVQGDGTGLNDDDDVFYTSGNDADMDDEEMA; translated from the exons ATGATAAACAAGATGTCACATCTCAACATCGGGCCTGTTCGTGCATTTAACATTATGAAGGAAGTGTATGGTGGGTTCGACAAAGTCGGTGCTACCAAAGTCGattttaaaaatttcaagaaGGAGTTAAATCTTTTTATCGGAGAGTTTGATGCGGAAATGTTTGTCAAGCGTTTGATGAGAAAAAAGGAGTTTTTACCGAACTTCTCTTGTGAATATGAAACCACAGACGAAGGTGTGTTGAAGTGCATTTTTTGGGCCGACGAGGATATGAAGAGAAATTATTATATGTTTGGGGACGTTATATCATTTGATGCTACATACAAGCGTAACAA GTATAACATGATGTTTGTCCCTTTTACTGGGATTGATAATCATAATAGGAACGTGACACTTGGTGCTGCAATTCTCGGTTCGGAAACGGCAGAGACGTATAGCTGGTTACTTAGGGCGATCAAGAACGCATACGGGTACGCGCCTCCTGTAATCGTTACTGACCAAGACCCTGCGATGAAAAGGGCTATAGCTGATGTTTGGCCTGAGTCGAGGCATCGGTTATGTATGTGGCATATCATGGATAAACTCACTACAAAG GTTGGGGCTGCCTTATGTTCAAATACAGATTTCAGGAAAAGATTGTCTGCAGTTGTTTGGACTGATTCTCTATTGCCCGAAGCTTTTGAGGCTGAATGGGCCGCTATTATTCATGATTTCGGGTTAACCGACCATGAATGGCTGACGTATATATATGGGCTACGTGAATCATGGATTCCAGCTTACTATCGTGAAGAAGAAATGTCTGGTCTTATGCGGACATCATCTAGGTCCGAAAGCGAGAACCACTTTTTTGGAAAAATTAGCAATCCAAAGTGCACGTTGGTTGAATTTCTTAGCCACTTTGATACGGCTATTGAAGCGCAAAGGCATGAGCACCGAAAAAACGATCATGACACTCGATACACCAACCCTGGAGAGTGGAGTGATTTTGTTCTCGAGAAGCAAGCAGCTCAAATATATACTAGAACTTTATTTTTTGATGTTCAACTCGAGATTCAACATGCTATTCATCGTTGTGCGAGTGTCAGATTAGATCACGTCGGTGATTTCATTAAGTTTTTTATAAAGGATCTCGATCAGCCATGTTCTTCGTACTTTGAG GTTATGATACGCGAGGAGGATGTTACTGTTAAGTGTACATGCAACAGGTTTGAGCAGTTTGGGCTGTTTTGTAGTCACATTTTTTGCGTGTTACGGATTCTTGATATAAGGGAGTTTCCTAAACAATATATATTGAGGCGTTGGACGCGTGAAGCTGTTCCAAATAGTTCCCCCGGGTCCATTCTTACGGATGGTGGAAATCCAGATCGTAGTGACGATGTTAACCGGTGTGTTCGGGAGATTAGTCACGCAACGGAGTATGTCGTTAACAAGCTGATTTCAAATTTTGATAAGTTGTCTGATTTTCGAGACCATATCAAGCAGTTTATGTCAGCCGCGGATGAAGCTCAAATAAATGCACCTCCCAAGACACGACGTAACCGATTTGCTGAACTGCTAGGAGTTGCTCCAGAGAGCACGGCCACTATCCGTGTTCCAGTTGGTACCAGGTTCAAGGGCTGTGGTTCTCATAAACGCCTTAAATCTCAAAAGGAGCGAGCCGTAAGTCAGTCTGGAAGTAAACGTCGTCAATGTTCATTATGTAAAAAATACGGTCATAACAGAGTAACGTGCTGGAAATACAACGTGGCTGGGGCTGAGGCAGGTTCTTCGCGGAATGCTGGTGGTAATGAAGACACAATTCCTGAAGGAGATGCTGCTATGGTTGTTCAAGGTGATGGTACTGGTTTgaacgatgatgatgatgtgttTTACACATCTGGAAACGATGCAGATATGGACGATGAGGAGATGGCATAG
- the LOC118480300 gene encoding uncharacterized protein LOC118480300: MGFKSAATNKKGNETGKKRKHKEAGIIPEEKKAATVQTVKPIKEAAHGTTIDDSDDDFDNPPWKKTRSGAGQQVVEKTQQPAYATSIKDSKTHKKRQPVKNYIPLADGKLTMRLALKHMGELMESLNENQRGAVRNIGFGSILSFRMGPIPSTLSWWLVNNYDTKTRVLNCGSHHIQITEELVHDVFGVPRGNEEIKEVARARADFHEVVAEWKAQFESDPARLTPVQFKTYMQGQQASGRIFVLNFLLFYNTLLGETTTNSSINMKFLPALHRGKDIKSFNWCEYMIRCLDRTVEAWTPKEPFLGPMPLLVAALIRDQKIYKEGEQRAAHLIEDINDDDIEAVSIKLDSVRLDQILVEEYELQPEQRYPFAKKSDDDIEAEVVKTKKKDEPKAEKHITKCVPEKKKKTFVKPAGKAHGKPPVSPSPKKKQTAKKLPKAGEAGKKKILNESGPENARVVEEIPVNAGFQTDFADCMNEEAGQERVPIIDTSDIERYYRETGEWGQTQQSQPGISSSMASQYGSTPATQSDEVHAGMLEVFLNQFDECVKRITDTFTEGFQLYPQSEKIKEVHKLWTDKLKKVGSTCTTTEQPQTPDDKTPEKEANKENLDMSQLSQWTPSLAEEVCKTVDKTTTQTTQLAVIEPPAQKTQVEEMEKTALAVTPISQKTQEEYEYTIRRGRLIHDLDLGKPKIRPERQTELTDALRSPYVKRAVSIKAKLENAELSVSSYMFSAWGSMWDVVFRTKKGVPVMRSPLESLLPGIEVHILVISAWADLLNYEEKFRLKGSIARLFCSVNMLNEDDYIKNAKSRAKTFGDNMEPVLVSADVKKIPEHALIFVPVLHEAHFYCVCFNLKDMKVEVLDNSAKDVIWEPTYLCHQASIP, encoded by the exons ATGGGCTTTAAATCAGCCGCCACAAACAAAAAGGGAAACGAAACCGGTAAGAAGAGGAAGCACAAAGAGGCTGGAATCATACCGGAAGAAAAGAAAGCTGCGACTGTACAAACGGTTAAGCCGATTAAAGAAGCAGCACACG GTACGACAATAGACGATTCTGATGATGATTTTGACAACCCACCTTGGAAAAAAACAAGGTCAGGTGCGGGTCAACAAGTAGTTGAAAAAACACAACAACCCGCATATGCTACATCAATCAAAGACTCTAAAACACACAAGAAGCGACAACCGGTAAAGAATTACATACCACTTGCTGATGGGAAACTAACTATGCGATTGGCTCTTAAACACATGGGGGAGTTAATGGAATCTTTGAACGAAAATCAACGGGGGGCTGTCCGAAACATAGGTTTCGGGTCAATACTTAGCTTTCGAATGGGTCCGATTCCCTCAACTCTGAGTTGGTGGTTGGTAAATAATTACGACACTAAAACACGGGTCTTGAATTGCGGTAGCCACCACATTCAAATAACAGAGGAATTGGTGCACGATGTGTTCGGAGTACCGAGAGGGAACGAAGAAATAAAGGAAGTAGCGAGAGCAAGGGCTGATTTCCACGAGGTTGTGGCAGAATGGAAAGCACAATTCGAAAGTGATCCTGCACGCTTGACGCCTGTTCAGTTCAAAACATACATGCAGGGGCAACAAGCGAGCGGACGGATCTTTGTGTTGAACTTTTTGTTGTTCTACAACACACTTCTGGGAGAGACAACTACGAATTCATCAATTAATATGAAGTTTTTACCAGCATTGCATCGAGGGAAGGATATCAAAAGTTTTAACTGGTGTGAGTACATGATCAGGTGTCTGGATCGAACGGTGGAAGCATGGACACCAAAGGAGCCCTTCCTTGGACCAATGCCATTGCTAGTG GCTGCGTTGATACGTGACCAGAAGATATACAAAGAAGGTGAACAAAGAGCAGCGCATCTCATCGAAGATATCAATGATGACGATATCGAGGCAGTGAGCATAAAGTTGGACTCGGTCAGATTAGATCAAATCTTAGTGGAAGAGTACGAGTTGCAACCGGAACAAAGGTATCCATTTGCAAAAAAGAGTGATGATGACATCGAAGCAGAAGTAGTGAAAACAAAGAAAAAAGATGAACCGAAGGCTGAAAAACACATTACCAAGTGTGTTCcggaaaaaaagaaaaaaacattcGTAAAGCCGGCCGGTAAAGCACATGGTAAACCTCCGGTCTCACCGTCACCGAAAAAAAAACAGACAGCAAAGAAGCTGCCGAAAGCCGGAGAGGCTGggaagaagaaaattttaaatgaaagtgGTCCGGAAAATGCGCGTGTTGTAGAAGAAATACCGGTTAATGCGGGTTTCCAAACCGATTTCGCAGATTGCATGAATGAAGAAGCTGGCCAGGAACGAGTGCCTATTATAGATACATCCGATATAGAAAGATACTACCGAGAAACCGGCGAGTGGGGACAAACACAACAAAGTCAGCCGGGAATTAGCTCATCTATGGCATCTCAATATGGATCGACACCAGCGACACAAAGCGACGAG GTACATGCGGGAATGTTGGAGGTTTTCTTGAATCAATTCGACGAATGTGTAAAAAGGATAACCGACACTTTTACAGAAGGTTTCCAATTGTACCCCCAAAGTGAAAAAATCAAAGAAGTACACAAATTGTGGACAGATAAGTTGAAAAAGGTCGGATCAACGTGTACGACAACCGAACAACCACAAACTCCTGATGATAAAACACCGGAAAAAGAGGCAAATAAGGAGAATTTGGATATGTCACAGTTGTCGCAGTGGACACCTTCATTGGCCGAAGAGGTATGCAAGACGGTTGACAAGACAACCACGCAGACGACTCAGCTTGCAGTAATTGAGCCGCCCGCACAGAAGACTCAGGTTGAAGAAATGGAGAAGACCGCACTCGCCGTCACACCAATCTCCCAAAAAACACAGGAAGAGTACGAATATACAATTAGACGTGGGCGGCTAATACACGATCTGGACCTTGGAAAGCCGAAAATAAGACCGGAAAGACAAACAGAGTTGACCGATGCTCTAAGGTCACCTTACGTGAAGCGGGCAGTGTCGATTAAGGCAAAGCTTGAAAACGCTGAGCTCTCCGTCAGCTCATACATGTTTTCAGCCTGGGGTTCAATGTG GGATGTTGTCTTCAGAACTAAGAAAGGAGTGCCGGTGATGAGATCTCCGCTCGAATCATTATTGCCGGGAATCGAGGTGCACATATTGGTAATAAGCGCGTGGGCGGATTTGTTGAATTACGAAGAAAAATTCAGGCTAAAGGGGAGCATCGCACGCCTGTTCTGTTCAGTCAATATGTTG AATGAAGACGACTACATTAAAAATGCAAAATCAAGAGCAAAAACGTTCGGAGACAACATGGAACCGGTTTTAGTTTCAGCTGATGTCAAAAAGATACCTGAACATGCCCTCATCTTTGTACCAGTCTTACACGAAGCTCATTTCTATTGTGTATGCTTTAATTTAAAGGACATGAAGGTAGAAGTTTTGGACAACAGCGCTAAGGATGTGATCTGGGAACCAACCTATCTATGTCATCAAGCATCTATAccttaa
- the LOC110869025 gene encoding uncharacterized protein LOC110869025 — translation MVSRKHKKDHVLHEKLQLLRSITNSHATNDSSIILDASKYIQELKQKVEILNHEIASGQSSSYQNSWPVVTVEAVEKGIQVILYSERSCPGLLVFVLNVFEELSLNVLEARVSCTGSFHLEALGVQNEQTGESIDAHIVKQTILHAIENWSENNDHQD, via the exons ATGGTCTCAAGAAAGCACAAGAAAGATCATGTACTGCATGAGAAGCTGCAACTCCTTCGATCTATCACTAACTCTCATGCA ACGAACGATTCGTCGATCATCCTAGACGCGTCCAAGTATATCCAAGAGCTCAAACAAAAAGTAGAAATACTAAATCATGAGATAGCAAGTGGACAAAGTTCAAGCTACCAGAATTCATGGCCAGTG GTAACAGTTGAAGCTGTAGAAAAGGGTATACAAGTAATTTTGTACTCAGAAAGGAGCTGCCCAGGTCTACtagtttttgtattgaatgttttTGAGGAACTAAGTCTTAATGTGTTGGAAGCTAGGGTTTCTTGTACAGGCAGCTTTCATCTAGAAGCACTTGGAGTTCAG AATGAACAAACCGGAGAAAGCATAGACGCCCATATTGTGAAACAAACAATCTTACATGCGATCGAAAACTGGAGCGAAAACAATGATCATCAAGACTGA